In Clupea harengus chromosome 4, Ch_v2.0.2, whole genome shotgun sequence, the genomic stretch ataacctTTCTAATTCGAAATCCAAtaagacaataaataaaacatccagGGTTAGTAaaccttttaaaaatgaaaagtgtGTCAGGAAGTTCAATATATTATTTTCCCTTTCTTCACAGAAAGTTAAAATATGCTCACATAACTGACTgcgtttatttattattaaccaACTGTTGCCAGATCCAACAGGTCAGTGTGTAAAAAAACAGGGTGACAGCAACATATCATCCCTCAGTCACTTTAGATATGTACAGATTTACTAATTTGTATATCATGTTTCTCCTATAGTATACCTACAATATATTGTGCAAATGCATTCTGTTGTGTAATTCCAACACCCAACACGAAGAGGAAATACACTGGGGAATTACTCATTGTGCTGGTGTTAAGAACAGTACAAAATTACGCAAAAGTCCAATACGCAAGATACCCAGTTCTCTAATTCACACTAGATTTTCAGGAAACCATTCATTCACAACACACTCATCTGATAAAAACTGTAAAATTATAAATAGATAACGGCAACACAagcatttaaatgttttaagaCTTAAGATTACGTCATTGGCATTTCAATTTACAAttacaaaacaaagacaaactaaACAGCCCATATAATTCAACAGCATTAGCCATGAAAGACAGGAATGCATCTCTGAAACTGGGattaactaaatgacaaaattagAATTACAAACAAGTCTCAAATCGTGTGACTTCACAACCAAGGACAAAAtatccatttcacacacacatttgttcccTTTTATACCCTTCATCCTCAGCAGTCACacttcacaacacaacactgttaaTGCTCTTACCACGCCATCAGTCTATAGTCTTTGCATAGGAGTGTATGACTAAGCATTCAACCACTGTGCATAGCAAATGGGATAACCACACCATAACCTTTACTTCAGCTAAAGGCGAGTCATTTTGGAGCAGTTAGATCTATGGAAAAGTTAATTTCCTATTTCaagtttaaaatatgaatgtaaTGTACAAAGTGAGTTCCAATGGCAGTTTTTTTTACCCTAAACATGACCAACATGAGGTCattattaaaggtgcagtccgcaattctaatcccacacactttttgtcaaattcataaTTGCTCCTcaagctgtctgttcagtgcttGTGCTAAAATAAACCTTTGATGTTCATACaaagtcctggctctgtaaatgggaaacaaacatagtggctcggaccgagccataaccaaacccagccaatcaacacggtgcttcgggaacacagaggggagaggtgtcatttgattggctgttgagcacagaAATCCTCCACGTTttgcggactgcatctttaacgtGCAAGGTGGCTGCAAAAAATGTTTCAGTTGAAGAGCACATGGGGCTCCACGAGGAAGACCAAAGGTGCATTCTGTGCAACGGAAACGGTCCATGCAGAGTCATCCAGGATGGGCCAGGCACAATGCTAAGTGAGCTGAATGAGAAGATGAAGAGGTTGGGTTGGGGATGCGGCACTGGTCCTCAGTCTGGCATGTTGCGCAGCAGGAAGCCTTTTTTAACTCCACCCTGCAGCATCCGCGCTCCGAGACTGATGCCTGAGGGACCATCACTAACAAATGAAAAAGTTTAGGTTTAATGGAGGTGAACAGACATAATGCTTTGGCTGATGATTCTCTGTGACTTTTTGGTGACATTGCTGGTGTCAATTTGTGACAAAGAACAAAATCACAATAACAAATAAGCACTGATTGTATAAAATGGATTCCCTGGGATGTTCCCCATCAGTGTTATCAAAAAAAGTTGCCTAGTCTATCAGTATGAACAACTCAGAGCAATACAGGAAATGATTGGTTTGAGCTTGAGCTGTAGTAAAGACAGTGCTGTGACTGCGGCTAGGGAGCAAGCAAACCCTTACATAGGGCTGAACTTCCATTTCTTGGCCTCTGGCTCGTCAAGGAcacctcccttctccctcctctccgcaGCCCTGTCTCTGTATCTTAGCTGAGAAAAGATACCACACCGAAATCATTTAAAACATTGGATTTGTGGCAGCCATCGGattgagacagaagagagaaaaatgggaaaaaagtGAACTTTTGCCGAAATCAAAGTGCATGAGCTCACCTCACTCTCTGCTCCCCCTGAGCCGTCCTGCTGGGTCTGTCGGGCCCTCCTCTGTTCTAGGTTTTGCTGGGGGGGGGCGCAATGAAGTATCATTAATAAAGTATGTTATTTTTGTAGGGTAAACACTTGTTCTTTCAAACCTACAGTCGAGGTGTAATTAACAAGTTATTGGAAGAAACAAGCTTTATCTACTGAACAGGAGCAAGGAGATACAATCTTTCATCTTCATACCTTTTAATTACCTAGTTCTTCAGGTcacaaacagaataaaaaacattacagaaAGTAGGGCATTAACCACTGTGCTTATATCAACTACATACCTTGTGCAGTTCAGAGAGCTGCTGATGCCGGATAAGGGCTTCTTTACTGGGGAACTGCCTCCTACACAGTAGGCAGGCCAGCTTGGACCAGTCCGTTAGCcgctcctccttctctgtcccctCCTCATCGCTGTCGGTCTCACCACTGTAGGCAGCAAccagaggacgaggaggagactGCTATGACAGAACAGAAGCAAGGGGGACAAAGGGAGAATGAACAGATTGCAAACAGAGGACGAGGAGAATTCCGCTGTGACACATTACATTTGTGGGAGGAGGAAAAGATGAAGGAagaatcgagagagagagagagagagacagacagacagacaaaacatctatacctctctctcctctggatgCTTGATCTGTTCTAAAAGAATATGAGGTCTCTCGGATAGAGCACCCTGtgaaagcaaaaacaaacaaacaaacaaacaaataaataaataaacatcataTTGATCCATTTAAAAGCTTTAGCAAATACATGTTAGTGAGTTCTTGGCATGAGCATTAATTGATGGGTCAATGTTAGGGAGTATTTTTGAAAGAGTCCTCTTGCCTTCTTCTCCAGAATGGTGTATCCGGCATCTGCGCTGGCAGATTCTCTGCGGTCGTCGGAGCGACCCTGCCCAGGGCCCCGAGTGACGGGgttggtggaggtggaggcggaggaggTCAGCGAGCGCACGTTCTCTTTCTGCCTGTTCAGGCTCTTGGCCCACCTCTCCATGTCTTTCGCTATCTGTCAAAACCAGCACAAACTGCCATTCAGGAACCATTTTTAAATAGACAGAGCCTCTTTGGGCTCACTTAAACACCTGCTACCATGTAATCAAGTTTTCATAGCCACCTTGCTGTATTAGTAAAGACTAATTGTCTTTTGTTGATTAAAGCATAATACTTGTGAAATatgatgacaatgacaatgtaGCCTTCcttcacacatatgcaccctTCTCGATGTGTACTTCAGATGTATACGCACGGTCCTAAATGTGTTAGAACACTGATGAGGCATCGCAACACTGTATGTAACACTGTCTACCTGCTGAGCAGTTTTTGTCTTGGGCTTATCCTTCTTGTCCTTGCCAACAGAAGCATCAAGAGATGTTGAATCAGCACCCGCACCCTCTGTTTGGGAAGGTGCTGGAACGTAGGTCCTTTTCTCCCCATCCCAGTACATGTATTGTTGCGTATGGGAATTATAATAGTactgaaaagaaacaaacattaatGTTCACATAGAAAGACACAATTAAAGTGAATAGTAGTAAGCAGTATAGTAAGGCATCATAAGAAGGGGTAAACAGACCAAGGAGTTATTCATACTGTAAAaaatgcttgttgttgttgttgttgttagttaCCTGTGAGTTGGCATCGTAGTAAAGGCCAGTGAGGGGGTCGTAGTAATACCCAGAGCTCTCGTCATACTGGTAGGTGGAGACATCAGGAACAGCTGCAGGTAGACACAAGCTTTGTGTCAGTCCGTCAACAAGCACATATCAAGATGAACTGAGCATGTTAAAGAATAAACtgtgtttaaaaataaactaaGCTTACAGTGTTCCTTGTGCTCTAAGTGAACAAAAAAGTAGAGAGTTTGACCATCAATGTAAGAATCGTGTCTACATCACGAAGATTAAACAACTGTCAAAAAACAACATCACCAGGCTCAAGCAGTAATGCACTGGTGGTGATTCGCCCAGTTCCCCACCCCCTCACGGCCCCAAATGGAACTCACGGTACTGCAGCAGCTCTGATGGTGTCCCCGGTACAGAGGGCTGGCTGGGAGCAGCAGGTTGGGGTTTCCCAATGATCTCCACAGTCGCAGCCGCAGGGGTCTGCTTCAAGGCATGGTGGAAGGGTTAATAAAGTAGGGGTTACGTGCTACTTATAATGATCTACAAGACTCGTACAACTTTAGCTCACGATGCGACTCAACATGTTGTGACCTTAAGGGAGTGTGAGTAAATACTGCGTGGCTCAGTACCGGATTAGACTGCGTGGAGGTTGCCGTGGAGATGAGCTGGACTTGTGCAGAAGCGATTGTGGCTGCAGAAACCTTCGCTTCAGACGTGACCACTAAAGGGAGAAGACATAACACAcaaatgtctgctaaataccagttCTCTCTCCCTGAAGAGGAATTTTATCGTAATTTAGAACTTCAGTAAAACCTTGTCACTGGTTGTTTACCTCCAGCAGTTATTCCACCTTCGTAGGCCCCCATGAGGCCAGAGGCACTGAGGCTGGTGCCTGCTAATCCACTCAGCCCCTTATGGCCCAAACCATCAGACACTACTCCAtcctgcctctcctgcccaAACATTGAcaacactgccccctgctggtacACTGCAATATCACTACCCTGGGACACACCTGAGCCCAGCTGGACATTCTGAGGAGGAACAAATCACAGAGACTGGCTGAAGTTACATTCTGGAATAAAGAATATATACAGAATACATTCTGGAATCTCATAAAGGTCTGGTGCAGAACTCATAAAGAACTCACCTGGGAAACAGCCCACTGTGCTGCCGCTATGGCTGTGCTGGCCACTGTAGCGGCACTGACACGACTCCCATCAGTAAGAAACACATCCctgagaggggagaggcagagatggagaaagagagagagagatgtggagagaaagaaatgaaagatagagggcaggagagaggacgagagaatAGGGGAATTGGTTGACAGATGGGTAAAGAAAGaaattatttgaaatattagagaaaaatggatgaaagagagaggtacaggCATCATACAATGAGCAATGacccctacacacactgcagggcaCATTCATTTTCGTGGTCTGAAcaccacagaaagaaaaaaaggcaagaTTGTAGCCCAGCAGTACCGCTTGGAGCCCTTGGCGAACTCCACGGCGATGACTTTGCCATCGATGGACAGGGGAGGCTGCAGAGCCTGAAGAATCTGAAGGAGCTGGGAGGCTTCCTGCAAGGACGAAATGACACACATTAGAGATGAGCGCTCATTTTAAGATGGCTTTCCACATGAGAGAGTGTCTTTAAAATGGAAGGACCACAGAGAGAAATAACAACCAAATAACTATCCATATAACACAGTGTGATTTCTGTGCGATTTTAGAAACCATTGCCTACTGACTGAGCTGGAGATGGTGAAAGTGAAAAGTGTATCTGTATAGCCAAGAGACCAGTGTTCTTGTGTCTTACCACAATGGTGGTGAGCTGAAGGAAGGCAAACCCACGGTTCACCTGGGTCTGCTTGTCCTTGATAAGTCGCACATTCGAGGGAGAGAGCGTGGCAAAAGGAGCTAGAGCTGACAAGATGGTGTCCACATTAGTGTGGGGTCCCAGGTTCCTCAGGATAAGAGCTGGAGTATGAAAAGCATAAATGAGAAACGCAGAATCCCTCCGTATGTACTGCTTTAAATGCAAAGTCAACCTAGAACACCCCAGAAATCCACCCTCACAAGTTGCCCTAAAAGGTCCTTTCACACTTACATTTCAACTTTATAAATACAAAGAAAAGTCACATTCCAGTGAATATATCAGACATGTGAATTCACTGTGATTTGACCCTGGCATTGCCTGGAACACAGTCCATCATAGGCACTTGACTGACAGAGTAGATATGACAGAAAGGGCATCTAAAAGAAAGCCACGACTCACTGTCATTGGCCAGCTCGGTTGCCTGTGACGCAGTGCCCAAGgccaggagaggagcagagggctgGTAGAGAGTGGGCAGGGGCAACAGACCTTGGGCTGGGTCCTTTAATTGCCCAAGGGGCAAATCTTTCTGCACCAGAGGCAATTTCAGCTCAGCTTCTGTGAAAGGACACAGACGAGGTCAGCTCAATGTCAAAAtctaaaatatataataatcacATCCTTGTGTAGGGTATATTGCATAAGGCACTCAACCTACCTGATTTTGGGACACTACACTTGAAGCATTTTTCACGCCTTTTGAAGTTCTGCACTCCGCACTTcaaaaagaaagatggaaaatATTAGCACAGCCCCATAAGTGTCTCTGATATCTATAAATAGTCCTGATTATATTTttggcatgaaaaaaaaaagacactttgAACAGATAGGCCAATTTTACTCCACCTTATTGCAGAGCCAGTCTTCATTTGCACGTGGCTTTGGGTCGCTATAGTGCATGGACACTCGCTGCCCTAAAATAATAAGCACTCtctggaagagaaagagaaagaaaagagggaagagaaacaaacaataagtatCAGGATCGAGCATGAacatacaaacagagagagagagaaagatagatctCACCTCAAAAGacatggggaaagagagagagagagagaattgggcagaaaaagacagaggattTAGGATTTGAGAtccaaatgaaagaaagagactgaaaatacagtgagagagagagagagactgagtgagggagatcgagaaagagagagatgtcacCTTCAGCTTGAAGGGAATGGGACGGACACACTGGCCTGTGTGCGTGAGAGCGAACGTGTGTGTGGACGGCCCTCTCTCCGACCCACACCCTGACCACCTCCCCCCTTGAGGGGAAATATGGAAGCAAGGAGGCTTATCCTAGCCATCCCTCCAACACCCTACCCCATATGCCAGCCGAGCAAAGAAACTCCCCAAATCATCCTTCAATACACTGTGAAGTAGCATCCACACACGTGCAAAGGCAAACAGGCTGAAGTGCACCTAAGGACCCACTCTCTGCATTTCTGATTGAAGAACCTAGTTTAGGATCTTACCAGAGTCATTTTAAATGAAATCTTACCAAGAGGAAATAAGATAACAACACAAAGTTAATGCAATAGCATTTTACTTCTCACAAATTAAGACACCTTCAAACAAACAGCATGGCTGACTGCCACAAAGCCTGACAGTTCGGCCTTGCAGTCTCATATTTACTCAGCATCCTTCTCCCTTCCTTCAGTATCTATTTTGAGCCAACTGGCTGACTGATTTATATCAGCCTGATCCACTTGTGATGTCAGAGAGACATGGTGAAAAGgcaaaaaggaaaacattgcAGGGAAGAGATGAGTGACAGCTTCAGCCCAAGGGCAGACATCCTTTATGAATACAATGTCTACAAGATGtcttctgtgtgcctgtctgggCTAAAGCATCCTGCCCAACCACTATGCTCCTCACTACTTCCTCATTCCCTGGTTTTTCAAAACTAGATCACTGCTCCCAAAACAGCAATGATGGGGGTGAGCATGGAGTGGAATGGGGGTGTGCGGAGGGgcaggaggtggggggtggggggcaaatAGGCAGGAAACAGGTAAAGATAAAACAGAGATGTTCTTTTTcaatgacaacaaaacaaagcaaacaaattAAAACAGGCAACGAGGAAGAGTGGATGAATTAAGGGTCAATGAGATCTGCAATGAGGCACTTTCCATAAACTCCACTCCacgagtgtgtgaagtgtgtgttgttcagtgaGCTGCCTGCTTGACCCCGTTACTGAcagtgggaaaaaaacaaaccttCACATCCATCCCTTAATACTACTCCTGGTGTGAAGCAAGCCTGATCCTTTACTCATGTACAGTAAAGTTGCACAAGTGCATtgcatttgagagagagatggaaaagaagAGAGTTCAAATGGCTgtcaataaatacatacacagaagCCACACTCCTCAGCTGTACATTCACTTAAGGTCGTGGCACCTGTGGTGTGCTCAAGCATGTCTACACACACGTGATGAGAACATgtgcagtgcgtgtgtgtgtgtgtgtgtgttgcgagtgtatgtgcatgtgtgtgtgtatgtatgtgtgcagtgtaaAGTGACCTGGTTGGTCTCCATCCATCGGGTGGCCTCCTGCAAGTGATTAAACTCGACGAAGGCGAATCCTCGGCTTTGACCTGGAGACACAGCCGCCGGGCCACAGtgacaaaacaacaataacaacaacaacaacaacaatgcagTGAGGGGTTAGTGCCTTcacagaagagggaaagagagagacagagggagagagagactgaatgaaaGATTCAGAGATAGGGATGGAGCTATAGCaaggagataagagagagacgGTATGAAGTaaaggaaggagaaaaaaagagagagagagagatagagagagagagagaaagacagaaagcttTCTAACCACTCATCACACTGAGTAATTTGTTCAGATCAGAACACACCTCCTTCCCCTGCGCAGGCTTGCGATACCTCTCTCTTTGACTGGAAAGAATGTTAAGACTTTAACATACCAGCTCACACATCACTGGTCCCCTTGGAGTTGGGATCCTGTTACTTTATCTGCCTCTGCAGCAGCAAAATATCTTTATTTCTGTCATTATTTTTGTGGCTAAATTCATAGCTGACCAATTGCACTGAAATCAGAGATGATCCAATAAGCCGTATAATAAACATGTCCCTTGGCATTTTGTGATAttgaaagagaaatgaaagagtgaaagcatccattgtttttaaagaaaacagAGCCTCTGAAGAGGAACTAAATTTGTATTCAGTGTCAGCAGGATCCAAGCTCCCTCTGTTGTTACATAACTCTTTCGTTCAAAGATGACTACTTCAAGTGTGTGAGCTTACATGAAAAGAACTGATTGGGCCGGAAAACAGTTACAGTTGACTTGCAAGATTGTTTCCAACCCACTTCTCTTACAATGGGCGCTGGCTGCCTGTTACTATAGTAACCTGAAATCGCCATGGTCACactcagagaacagagaactcAGATAAGACACATAGCCGGTATATAGTGGCAAACACAAGCAAATGAAGACATACATTTAGGGAAGACATTTCAGTGAATCATGAGTTTTCACAGAAGGCAAAAGAGGGGTAGAAGTGGACGCCAGGGTGGGAGCACAATACTTACTCTTAGAGGACGCCTTCCTCTGTATGCCCCAGATGAGTGTGGAGAGGTTTAGTGCGGTAGCGaacatgagggggggggggggggggtggcagaagACTAAATACACTGAGAGGAGACCATGCTTCACTCTGAGTCGTGAGTGCATgtctttgagagagagtgtgtgtgtgtgtgtgtgtgtgtgtgtgtgtgtgtgtgtgtgtgtgtgtgtgtgtgtgtgtgtgtgtgcgggagttGGACTGACTTGTGTAGGTATCAGTTACTGTATTGTGTTAATTACACTGATTCTGCGGTTAATTGAGAAGCACAACTACGCGTTACAGGGCAAGACCATGTCCAAAAGAAGAGTAACTGATAAAGATtgaaacaaatcagaaaaagaaagaatactAGGGCCTAACTTTAAAGTTGCTGAAACAAATGCACCAGGCTCTTAGGGTCTACAGTGCTTGTTGACGGCAATGGGGTGAATCAGATTCCTTCTCCAGACAATACAAtgtgagaaaatgagagacCTCGAGGAGAGGAAGACTGCCTCTTAAaggcaagcgagagagagagagcgatacgcagacagagagagagggagtggagactAAGGATAGGATCCAGGGTCACAACCAGCTGAAGACTCACCTGAAGACTTATTTCTCATTAGGCGAACTTCGCGGGGTTGAATTACTTGCTCCTGCAACAAGGTGCGGAtctggaaaaaacaaacaaataaaataaaaacacaacatacaTCAGTGATGTacaatacattatatatatgttCTCATATCAAGAATTATCATCCAATTCCTGAATGTGTGCAGTGTTAGAGAAAGGCATGCACCAATAACATTCTACTCATATTAAAATGTAAAAGTCCACTGATTGCAGAGCGCACCAATGCAGTGTTAAGAGTCCGCCATTCATgcagtttttgtcaaattcagtgaatcaCTCCTCTCGGTCCTTCAGTCCGTTCAGTGTTTACGCAAAAAATTATTCCGATGTTCTTACACAGTCCAGGTTCTGGActagaaaaaacaaacatagtggctcggaccaagccatacacCATAACCCAGCCAAGACGGTGCTTCagaagcacagaagggaggggtgtaatttgattagcGGTTgtgctcaaacatcaacaacctttcgcgaAACCAAAACGgaatcgcagactgcatctttaagaaAGGCCAAGCAAGGGCGAGGGCTGACCTCGTTGACCGTGGCGTTGGGGGGTAGTGTGCGCAGCATGATGATGTTGCTCGGCTTCTGCGCCTGGTCCAGGTCTGCTCTGTAGTCCTGGTCGCTGCGCTCAGCCTCATCCAAATCAGAGCCAGTGCCAAATCCCGCTTCTCTGTTACTGTTACCACCCTGGGCCGCCGCGTCAGAGAAACCCTGAAATCCATAAGATAACAAACTTTAGTATTCAGCACATGACTTTGTCCCACAAGAAAACTTACAACTAAGTGTGACAAGTATTCATTGTTAttgtaaatatatactgtacgtTGTGGCAtaagatgcaaacacacaatcaggGGAAAACTCATGATGCCTTAAATCAACAGACATGATTCCGATACATGAGAGGGGCCTAAAACCTATGACACCGATATATGAGAGGGACCTAAAAAAAAAGTTGCTAACAAAATATCAATATCTCCCTGTTCACATTGATGTCACCTTTCTATGGCCGAGCTCTCTGTTGAATTGGTCTTCTTCCCCTCGTCGTCCTGCCCCCTGCTCCTCCTGTCCAGCAAAAGTCCTAGCCCCTGGCCTGACCCCCCAGCCTGTCGTCTCGTGACTGTCTCCAGGGTGATGGGCCTGGTTCTCTGGAAAGTTCTTCTGCCCTCTGAAGGATGGGTGGTCCCTTCGGAGTCCCTTGGACTCTGAGTCAAACACAAAGTCCCGATCGTCAGGTCGGAATCTCTGCGGAGCTTGCTGGGGTTGGGAGTGGGAACCCCTGGGGAAAGTCTTTCCTGGTCTGTTTGGGTTCGAACCCCGCATTCCCCTGTGCTGAAACCCTGGCCGATTGTCAGGAAAACGAGTGGGAGAGAAATCTTCTGACCCGCTGACACCGTCATCACCCTCAGAATGGTCCTTGTAACCAGGCTCTGCCTCAGCCTCGTCCTGTCCATAGCCTCTATAGTCCATGTCTCTGAAGTCATGCTCGCCAAGGCTGTTGCCATAGCGACCAATGCGGTCCCCTCTGCCACCCCTGATGTGACATCAAACGGAAGAACAAAGTAATGCGTCGAGTTAGTCATCAAGCAAGACTGATTAAGGTTTGATTAGTTATGTTTCCCCTACATTTCTTAACAAAGCTTTAATTGAACAGTTAAATCAATACCCATTTCCCCAAAGTCAACATAAGTGAGTGACATTAGATCCCAGTGTTGCTCTCGGCACTATAGTAAGCAGTACACAAAATGCTCATCTGGCATGCAGAAGAAGCACACAGTAAAAATAGCTTTTTGTGAGATGCAGAAAATGAAGCCATCGACTCACCGCCTTTCGTACTCCATATCACCCGAATGAGGGGAAACGATGGACACTGAATCTTTTATGCTCCTGTACTTGCAGCTTTCCCAAGCCTTGTGCAGAGAGCAGAAGTTAACGTTACGAGACCTTTCTGTTTTCCAATTAGCACACAACGGTAGAGAAGAACTGAGGATGATTCAAGTTAAGATGAAACAAAGTAGGAGAGCAAAATGCTGCAAGACCCGTGGAAGGCTACTAGTTCGTTGCACCTTTGTCGCCACCACATCCACTCTGAGGTTGCTGTATCAAAGGTGATATTTGACTAGCCTTGCCTTAACCAAATTAGCAAATACAGCAATCCCCATCGAAGCCTCTTTGCTGTCAAATGCGTGCAATCGCACAATTCGTAGCAATAATAATATCGTAACTATATCGTACCTCACAATTCCAGAGTGACACTGCCTGAAGAATTGAACCACCCACTATCAAGCTAAAATATGCTCTGCAAGTTTGATGACTGGACTGACAAAACCAGCCAACTAGCTAAATAGTCTGGTTTCATGTTAAATTCTGCCCTCTGCGCACCGAGGGTTAGCCTGGCTAATGGCAGCGTTCGCTCTTCTATACATTAGCATTCGCAAGTTATGCTAGAGAGCTTGCTTTACCCATTAACAAGTATTCGATTGGCCGAAAACGTACGAAATCAAATGCTATATGAGTAATACTCACATTTCGAGCTCGTCAGTTCACTTGACGTTGCAGTATTTTGTTACTCCGAGTTGCCAGGCCCAAGAATCAAGGGTGAAGATAGCATAGCGTGATGTTGGTAACTACAGGGTGGGTGGGGCATTACGCATTGTTGTACATGATTGGTGTAAAATGAATTGGTTGTTGATTGGACAAAAGCACTGGCATTCTGGTCATATCATATCCTAAAATAACAGGCTTTCAAGTGAGAGTTATGACAAAACACAGGC encodes the following:
- the rbm10 gene encoding RNA-binding protein 10 isoform X2 produces the protein MEYERRGGRGDRIGRYGNSLGEHDFRDMDYRGYGQDEAEAEPGYKDHSEGDDGVSGSEDFSPTRFPDNRPGFQHRGMRGSNPNRPGKTFPRGSHSQPQQAPQRFRPDDRDFVFDSESKGLRRDHPSFRGQKNFPENQAHHPGDSHETTGWGVRPGARTFAGQEEQGAGRRGEEDQFNRELGHRKGFSDAAAQGGNSNREAGFGTGSDLDEAERSDQDYRADLDQAQKPSNIIMLRTLPPNATVNEIRTLLQEQVIQPREVRLMRNKSSGQSRGFAFVEFNHLQEATRWMETNQRVLIILGQRVSMHYSDPKPRANEDWLCNKCGVQNFKRREKCFKCSVPKSEAELKLPLVQKDLPLGQLKDPAQGLLPLPTLYQPSAPLLALGTASQATELANDTLILRNLGPHTNVDTILSALAPFATLSPSNVRLIKDKQTQVNRGFAFLQLTTIVEASQLLQILQALQPPLSIDGKVIAVEFAKGSKRDVFLTDGSRVSAATVASTAIAAAQWAVSQNVQLGSGVSQGSDIAVYQQGAVLSMFGQERQDGVVSDGLGHKGLSGLAGTSLSASGLMGAYEGGITAGVVTSEAKVSAATIASAQVQLISTATSTQSNPQTPAAATVEIIGKPQPAAPSQPSVPGTPSELLQYPVPDVSTYQYDESSGYYYDPLTGLYYDANSQYYYNSHTQQYMYWDGEKRTYVPAPSQTEGAGADSTSLDASVGKDKKDKPKTKTAQQIAKDMERWAKSLNRQKENVRSLTSSASTSTNPVTRGPGQGRSDDRRESASADAGYTILEKKGALSERPHILLEQIKHPEERESPPRPLVAAYSGETDSDEEGTEKEERLTDWSKLACLLCRRQFPSKEALIRHQQLSELHKQNLEQRRARQTQQDGSGGAESELRYRDRAAERREKGGVLDEPEAKKWKFSPIDGPSGISLGARMLQGGVKKGFLLRNMPD
- the rbm10 gene encoding RNA-binding protein 10 isoform X3, which translates into the protein MEYERRGGRGDRIGRYGNSLGEHDFRDMDYRGYGQDEAEAEPGYKDHSEGDDGVSGSEDFSPTRFPDNRPGFQHRGMRGSNPNRPGKTFPRGSHSQPQQAPQRFRPDDRDFVFDSESKGLRRDHPSFRGQKNFPENQAHHPGDSHETTGWGVRPGARTFAGQEEQGAGRRGEEDQFNRELGHRKGFSDAAAQGGNSNREAGFGTGSDLDEAERSDQDYRADLDQAQKPSNIIMLRTLPPNATVNEIRTLLQEQVIQPREVRLMRNKSSGQSRGFAFVEFNHLQEATRWMETNQRVLIILGQRVSMHYSDPKPRANEDWLCNKCGVQNFKRREKCFKCSVPKSEAELKLPLVQKDLPLGQLKDPAQGLLPLPTLYQPSAPLLALGTASQATELANDTLILRNLGPHTNVDTILSALAPFATLSPSNVRLIKDKQTQVNRGFAFLQLTTIVEASQLLQILQALQPPLSIDGKVIAVEFAKGSKRDVFLTDGSRVSAATVASTAIAAAQWAVSQNVQLGSGVSQGSDIAVYQQGAVLSMFGQERQDGVVSDGLGHKGLSGLAGTSLSASGLMGAYEGGITAGVVTSEAKVSAATIASAQVQLISTATSTQSNPTPAAATVEIIGKPQPAAPSQPSVPGTPSELLQYPVPDVSTYQYDESSGYYYDPLTGLYYDANSQYYYNSHTQQYMYWDGEKRTYVPAPSQTEGAGADSTSLDASVGKDKKDKPKTKTAQQIAKDMERWAKSLNRQKENVRSLTSSASTSTNPVTRGPGQGRSDDRRESASADAGYTILEKKGALSERPHILLEQIKHPEEREQSPPRPLVAAYSGETDSDEEGTEKEERLTDWSKLACLLCRRQFPSKEALIRHQQLSELHKQNLEQRRARQTQQDGSGGAESELRYRDRAAERREKGGVLDEPEAKKWKFSPIDGPSGISLGARMLQGGVKKGFLLRNMPD
- the rbm10 gene encoding RNA-binding protein 10 isoform X4; protein product: MGGRGDRIGRYGNSLGEHDFRDMDYRGYGQDEAEAEPGYKDHSEGDDGVSGSEDFSPTRFPDNRPGFQHRGMRGSNPNRPGKTFPRGSHSQPQQAPQRFRPDDRDFVFDSESKGLRRDHPSFRGQKNFPENQAHHPGDSHETTGWGVRPGARTFAGQEEQGAGRRGEEDQFNRELGHRKGFSDAAAQGGNSNREAGFGTGSDLDEAERSDQDYRADLDQAQKPSNIIMLRTLPPNATVNEIRTLLQEQVIQPREVRLMRNKSSGQSRGFAFVEFNHLQEATRWMETNQRVLIILGQRVSMHYSDPKPRANEDWLCNKCGVQNFKRREKCFKCSVPKSEAELKLPLVQKDLPLGQLKDPAQGLLPLPTLYQPSAPLLALGTASQATELANDTLILRNLGPHTNVDTILSALAPFATLSPSNVRLIKDKQTQVNRGFAFLQLTTIVEASQLLQILQALQPPLSIDGKVIAVEFAKGSKRDVFLTDGSRVSAATVASTAIAAAQWAVSQNVQLGSGVSQGSDIAVYQQGAVLSMFGQERQDGVVSDGLGHKGLSGLAGTSLSASGLMGAYEGGITAGVVTSEAKVSAATIASAQVQLISTATSTQSNPQTPAAATVEIIGKPQPAAPSQPSVPGTPSELLQYPVPDVSTYQYDESSGYYYDPLTGLYYDANSQYYYNSHTQQYMYWDGEKRTYVPAPSQTEGAGADSTSLDASVGKDKKDKPKTKTAQQIAKDMERWAKSLNRQKENVRSLTSSASTSTNPVTRGPGQGRSDDRRESASADAGYTILEKKGALSERPHILLEQIKHPEEREQSPPRPLVAAYSGETDSDEEGTEKEERLTDWSKLACLLCRRQFPSKEALIRHQQLSELHKQNLEQRRARQTQQDGSGGAESELRYRDRAAERREKGGVLDEPEAKKWKFSPIDGPSGISLGARMLQGGVKKGFLLRNMPD